The Branchiostoma lanceolatum isolate klBraLanc5 chromosome 7, klBraLanc5.hap2, whole genome shotgun sequence nucleotide sequence TTTGGCCTTTTTGATGTTTAGAACTGATCAGTTTTACGAGATATAACACAGTTTAAGTGCATACAATTAAACTCAAGGAATCAGCAGCTTCAAAAATTTACTACCTTTGTCAGCATGGCTCACCTTATTACTTGTACTTGTGACCTCAAACATTGAAGGAGGTCTGTACCACAGTTTTGTTGTGTTCGATGGAAAGTTAGAACTTATAATAAAAGAAATGGGCTGTTGCGCAAGTGTAACAGGTCTTGAAGGCTTCATCACATGTATAAGTTGTTACTGTCCATTTGATCTGTGTTAATGGAGCTTGATTTGTGAGGGCTGTTCATACGTGCCGAAATGTACTGCTGCCCACGCATTGCTGCTCCTGTCTCACTGGAAAGTGTCTCCGTAAAATAGTCAATAAAATAGCATAAACTGAAATGTCTTGTATTTCATGGTTTGCCGATAATTTAGAAAGATcagctggagacagctctcTGTCTTCAtggctaccttgtccccccaacgacctgggggactaggtaggtaggtagataaTTTACTGGTTAAGTTTTTTCTCCTTGTGGCTTTTAAAGCTTATACAGAAAATTGTTGCAGCAGGTCAATGAAATTCCCACTGTGCTGTAAGTTGTGCAGAAACATGTGAATAAGTCCTTGAAACAAAATTTTACCCAGCAAcaagaaatgaagaaataaagacAGACACCCGCACACAGTGACAGACACATCTAAAACACTACCGGTACCTCCTTCATGGAAGTGGAAGCACTTGAACAAGGTAGACAAGAACTTTATTCAGTTGATACCAAAAGATGAGCATTTGAGCCCAGATTTAACTTTAAACCATGTTCAACAGGGGATGTGCCAATACGTATTCCACTTCCTGAAtgctaaaatacatgtacagtatgtaccgGGGGCACTGACGGagtcatgcataaattatgttaatgagtcAATATCTATACAGTCACCAACACATAAGATGGGAAATTGTACAGTCTACTCTATGTAATATCGAATTGAAACGTATAACAAAATCCAAAGACTTGATATTCGACAATCTGGTGTTGTATACAGCGAAATTTATTTTCGacagtacagatacaaaaaacaTATTACAAACCACAAACGTTGTAGACTTTAAACAGGTTCCTATTCGCGTTGAAGGCAATGCTACGTCATGCCTTAAACTAATGAGTAAGGAAAATAACGAGCCAGAGTGACGACTGGCTCCTAGCTCAGTTGCTAGAAGAATTTTTTAGGGGGTACAGGTCGCCCTCGAGTGACCCGCTTACTTCGCGGGATGCTCGTGTGTAGTGATCTGCCCCAACCCCTTCACAATCAAATGAAAGGTAACCATGAAACAGGTGTGTAGTGTCAAACATTATTGTTGTTAGTCCACCTACATTGCCGTACTTGACTAATTAGCAGAACTCAGTCAATATGAAAAGTATTCTACATTGAAATATCGTAATCTACCAGTCTGAAATCGTCTGGACGTAGGTGTGTACGACCAATGTTCGACGTAAAGACAGAGAATCACATGGCGCTCACAATGTTCACGGCAGCGTCAACCTATAAACATTTTTTGTTTAATAACAGAAATAAACGAGTTAATAGACTATCCGTTATGAATTTTAAGCATTAATATTGGTAtaaaagcaaaataaaacaaattctcAGTTAAAAAAGATTGCTTCCcacaccgggaatcgaacccgggccttggcggtgagagcgccaaatcctaaccactagaccatatGGGAGATCATGGCAATAACCGGAAATTATACCCATATATACCTAAGCTTACGTAAAACAAGACGCGCCCTGACACTTGTATTTGTTTAGAGGTTTTGGGAAGTCATTAATGTTATAGCATTATGGTAAAAAGTCGACTTAATTCCTCTATGACTTGTATTCCTGCATAATCGCCCTGTGTTGAAACGGCCGCTGCTGTGGATACAAAATGTGCAGTTTAGATACTGATCGCTTGGTGGCGCTTTTACAGTTCGACAACTGTTTTCCCCTCCTTTCGTTCCATCAAATTTTGGCCCACTGTATACCTTTAAATGGCCGAAATTAACGATAGCTACATGCTTATTGGCAtagtattggaaaaaaaaacactgtagtCTACATTGATGCAATTGACTGTTGGAATattttgtaatgaaaaaaaatcagccgCTTATAAATAATCCAACAAAATGTTGTGTTAACCCCAGTTTTTATCAAAGTAAAGTGAAGCAGTCATCAAAATCAGTCAGAAATACAGACTCCAAATACAATCTGATGATACAACTTGTTTTATTAAACGgatatgatgataaaaattatgtgcatttcCTTGAGGGCAGTTTCACAGATGGGATCTACAGTATTTGGTATACATTAATTGACATTTCACTTCCTTTCCCAGTACAACTTGGAAGGAGTAAGTCTATGATTAAACATACAATTGTTCAGCTGAATTATTCTGACAACAAAAGTtcaaaggttgaagaaaaaagttttttatATGCCCCATCATCTTCCTGGATCTCTTCCAATAAAAAATTTAATGTAATGATGGACATGGGATCTGCACAAACAGTGTTTACAGAGCAGGGTAGTTTGTGGAGTGTGCTGGTTTGTGTTTGGTCCTCTCCTGTTCCAGCACCTGTAGGCTATATCTCATGGCGTGGGATGTGTTCAGCAGTTCTCTGGTCCTGCTGGCAGTGGCAGCCGGGCCAGTTCTGGTTGCCATGCTCGTGTTAACAGACACACTTGGCGCTGTAGAGCTTACTCCTGGCTGGAAGCGTACAGAGCTCTTCAGGTCCAAGTTGGAAGCGGCGGGGATGGTGGAAGGACAGGAGTTCTGCCACCCGGCAAGGGTGTGTCCCGACAGGCCGACGGTGTCTGAGGGGTCGAAGCTGCGTCGTCGGTGAGGTTTAACTCGGAGGGAGTTCACCAGGGACGATCGAGGGACGCTGACGCGGACATAAGCGGGAGATTCCGACGTCTCCTCACCGCTTCTTGTGGACCTGAGATTGTGAGAAGCAACATGGAAATGCATCTCATGTGAGCAGGGGAAGTGTTACATGTAATCAATGCCTTTGCAAAATTGATGGTTCAAGAAGTTTTCCATCAGTTTGGTAAACTACAAGCAACAACATAAAATCAAACTAAAGTTAATTGTACCCAATAGTGTGAACAACATGACCTACTTGCAGATGGCACATTCACTGTCGCCAGCAAAGttgctgtgcatgggggttggGAAGAGCCTGGAGTTTAGTCTGTAGCTGTGGACACAGTTGTGGGTGTCATCCGAGGCTCCTGCAGGGGTTAGCGGAGACTTGTGTCGGCTGAACTGAGGAGGGAAAAAAGTCAAAGGTTACAGattgttcatttgtttttgcagcatttgcagaaaaaaagagTGTACTTCAATAACTTCAGTCCTGTAGGTACAAACTCACCTGTGATGTCTTGACCTCCAGGTGTGCTTTGTGCTCACACTCCTCCCTGTTCACCCGCCGGAATTCACGCAGTTCCTCAAAGAACCCCTCAGAGCGGTCCAACGAGGAAGCATCGTTATCAAGCAGCCCAGCGATCCAATCATAGCCCAGCAGAGGCTGGTCATCCTCCCGCCCCTTGGCCTGCAGCTCCCCCACTGTCATGGCTGACTGGTTACTATGGTTACTGCCTCCTCCAACCATGGTCCTCCTCTTCACAGGTGTTCTGAGGATGGGGGGCTCCTTAACCATCACATTGGCTCTTTGGTCGTTTCCTTCATCATAAAGATGAGGGGTGTGTGGCTGTTGGTCTGCCAGGTGTTCTGCCGGCAGGTGTCTGTGTGACTCACCTGTAGGGAAGGTGGCATcatcatcaccttcttgagtcaCAGCTGCTGAGACCTTTCCTGACTCCTTTCTTAAAGGGGTTGACTGAAACCTTGGCAGCCTTTCCACTCCTTGTACAGTGTCTTGAAGTTCTCCTTCTGGTCTGGAGATTTCATCCACAAAAGTCACCTTCTTTGGAGTCCGGACCCTCAGCCTGGCTGGTTGCCTAGCGACTGCTGCTCCCCGCCCAACTCCTGAAGGGTCACCGACTACCCTGGTCTTCTTGTGGTCAGGACTTCGCGCCTCCTTGGGAAGGTTCTCCACATCCTTGATGTCTAGGATGTCTCCCGTCTTGTCTACTGGCACCTTGTAAGTGTCTCTTGGACGTTTCTGACTCACAGAAGATGCCTTGACGAGTTTTAGAGACTCCTTGACGGCAGCTTGGCGATTCCGCAGCTTCTTGATCAGAAGTTGGTTTTCGTACCGCAGATCGTCCAATTCTGCCGGAAACTCAGCCATACTTACTTCCAGCAACTTTACAAAACCTTCAATTGGGACTGATTGCTACAAGCAGAAGTGAACTTGCAGCAAGCGTGAGTTTTGTCTGTCTGAAGCTGCTTGCCTTCTTCAACTTTCCGCCATCTTTCAAATTATTTTTGAAACTGAACACTGCTCCCATGATGCAACGcacaacaacatggcggcgccctgATGTAAACGTGAgttgtttacttgttgtttgtttaggtGTTCACAAACAACCGTTCGTCTAGGGAAAATTatctttgtaatatttgtaaGACAACAATATCAGTGCCTCAGTGATAACCTCCTCTCTATCGTAACCTAGCCAGCGCAAGTGATATCTGCCTACTTTCTtctgatggggaggggggcgcaggCTAGCTATAGCTTCATATAGAGTAGAGTGCATATATAGAATGCACCTTTAGTCAAAGATGCTTCAGGGTTTGCAAACGACTGTTTTGGAAGGTACTGTAGCTGCCCATCTGTACTGTCCTTCAATCTGACGAAAAGTTTAACATTCTGCCTGGTTGACAAGTGCAAAATCAAATTATGGTGTGTAAACGACACTCACCGAAATAATAAATCATAGAATTTTAATTTAGCTAACCTATATAAACCATATTGTGTGCCTGTAACGTACTAGTATATTGGCGGCTGACTCTGAAGTCCAATTACAGGTGTGTGGACTGCAAGTGTTCCTACCTTGCTGAGGTTGCTGTGACTTCATCAACTTGCGGTGGTACAACTCAGTCAGCGCCTGACAGATCCACCATGGCCAAGTTTGTTCCCAAGTTTTGGAAACCTGGTAAGTCTGTATGTGGTCTAAAGGTAACTGATGAGAGATAGGATTCTTTGAGACCTCCCACACTCATGACACTGTCCCTTGGTTAATTGGTGTAGCTGCAAAATTCTTTGATATAAAACGTGCTTGCATACTTCAAATCAAAGCAAAGAAGACCAAATATGCCGAACACACTAAGTTTTGTGCAAAAGACATATTTAACTTCCTAATGCTTTTaaacaaatagaaaatgaaTTATTGTTTCCTCACCTGTGCAGGCACTGAAGCCCCAGGTGTGCATGAGGAGAGAGAAGAGGTGAGTGAGGGGAGCGGGGAAGCTGTCGTGTACAACCCCAACGCCTCGCTGTCCATCCAGCAGCAGAGACAGAGACTTCCCGTCTTCAGGGTAAGGCTGGGAAATTATTGTCTAGATAGAGTGGTACAATAtaaacattactactggacaaaaGATAAAActcggacgtttcgggcgtccatccgactgcctTTTGActtataaaaaaaaaggcagtcggatggacgcccgaaacgccCGAGTTTTATCttttgtccagtagtaatgtttaaattgtaccactctatttgcttacctggatgtttaacattcataaacgtattGTCTAGATAATTAGATAATTTTTACAATCATTCATTTACTTATCCATTTATTTGTTCCTTCTTTGTTCATTTCTCTgttccttcctccctccctcccccagtACCGTAACCAGATCCTGTACCTGGTGGAGCGGTACCAGACGGTGGTGATTGTCGGGGAGACGGGCTGCGGCAAGAGCACACAGATCCCACAGGTATGCCTTGTTTGTCACTTTGCAGTTTGTTAGGATTTGAACATAATGAATGGATTTTGGATGTCTTTGTCCCACAATTACTGTACAAGCATGTAAGCACTACGACAAAATTTTGGAGACTTGTGCTGCCTAGTTGGAGGTTTTTGTCCTTTAAGTGCTGTTCAGTCATTCATCATGTTGCTGAAAGGGATTGTTATAATCTGACAATGTTGCTGTTGCTGTGCAGTTCTTGCTGGAGGCTGGGTGGGGAGTGCAAGGTCATGTGATTGGAGTGACCCAGCCCAGGAGGGTGGCCTGTACCACGGTGAGTAAATCTAAAGGCACAGTCACATTTGTTCAGGGTTCGAATTCTATACAGTGTCCGTCATTCTGTCCTTGGATATAATTTTGCTGCTCGGGACCAACAAAAGCTTATAAGTTTCGGCCATTCTGTGTCAACCTTGGTACACCAAATTAAAACTTCAGGACATTTCAGGTCACTAGCAGTGCcatgaattttcaacaaaatttcaAGTATGTAACAGGGGCCTAAGCTGTATGTTGTCCCATTAGGTGGCCAATCGAGTGGCAGAAGAGAGGGGTGCAGTCCTAGGTCACGAGGTCGGCTATTCCATACGGTTTGACAACCGCTTCGATCCAGAAACTACCAAAATCAAGGTAGAGTTTCCTACTTTTCCATGTTTACATGATATTAGCagaaaagttcatctgtgttggtggttGATATTGTATCACTGAGTATGAAAAGTGCCATCTACATGGgagccaagaaattaaattgttgtgTCCTTCTGAAATGTGTTGTTTCTGATGTTAGGTTGTTGTTATGAACctgttgttttgttgtcctaCAGTTCATGACTGACGGCATGTTGGTTCGGGAGATGATGGCGGATCCACTCCTTAGAAAGTACAGGTAAATaacaacaaatcaaacacaacaaagaattgaatttcaataaacaaattaaacaCATTTAATACATTGAACAGCAACACAACTTGTGTGTTTTACTTTGCAGTATTTTGATGTTGGATGAGGCTCATGAGAGAACCCTGCACACTGACATCATCATTGGTCTGCTGAAGAAGGTATTGTAGGCTTGTCTTTGTTTCCTTGCTCGGTTCAAATTCTACATGTCTGAGGAAAAGACCAGGAAATTGTATTGAAATTTAGTTCTATTTTGTCTTATTCTCAGACCATCAATGTTTGAATCATTATTTTTCTGCTGTACAGATTcagaagaagagagaagacTTACGGATCATTGTCTCATCAGCCACACTGGATGCAGAGGTATCAGAATAGCTTCCTTCTCTTCATTTTTTGATTGGCTGGTACACTTTGATAGAAATCATCCGGAAGAGATGtgcaaattttcatgaatgacaaaaaaagttttcctcagtgattttgttttcctttcttgCAAACCGGGTGTCATCATTTTCTGTTTTGTCTCTTGTCAGGCCTTCAGGGATTTCTTCAACAAGAATGTTTCTGATCTGGAAAGGTAAGATTGTTCAGCTGAAAGCTTCAATATTAAAGAGAGTTATGTACTACAGCTAGTTGATGCAGACTTCTATTATGATGGTATTTTGATCTTTCTCTCCCTTTTGAAGCAGCAGTGTTAGCCAATTTGTATTTAAGACATCAGTAATTCTCTTTTCTAGCTTCGACACAGCTCATATATTGTCCATAGAAGGAAGAGCCTTCCCAGTCAGTATCTACTACAGAGAAAGGTATGGGTTATTCTTAGGGCACTTACACTGTTACagaatgttatacatgtatggattCTTTCATACCTTGCAGCAGCAGAGTACAATACATAATCACAGCAAGTGCCACACATCTCTctgcttgtttctttgtattGTGTGCAGACAGTCAGTCATCACATTACAAGGAATAAAAGCCTGGTGACTCAAGGATAAGGGAAACATGTAGACATTAAGACATGGAAAGGCATTGTTGACCCCTGACTAAAAGAGATGAAAGTTGCATTCATCAGTTAAGTGTCTCTTAGAAAAAAGCATTTCCTAGAAAAATGGTCCCATGTTAGAAAATTTTACTAGACTTACTAGTATTTCTCTGCCCTGTCGTCCTCCTAATGACTATaacatacgtgtacatgtagttgcatttATTATCTTGTATCCAGCCCAGTTCCAGACTATGCCAAAGCCACAGTGGACACCATTGTGAAGATCCATGAGGGAGAGAAGGCAGGAGATATTCTAGCCTTCCTTACAGGACAAGTGAGTTGCCAGTACTGAGTCATCTGTCTGTGATGTACTAGTAAGTCGTTAGCTAGCTATCTAGCCTCTAGATCAGAAGGTTGGGGGTTCAAATCCCAGTCTGCCCATGAAACATAAGGGTACGATGTACTAATGGTAACAGTAAGCAGACTAGAGCATGTTTAAGATTACCCATGACACAAAGTGATTGTGCACTCTTGTAAAACTTGTGTATAACTAGTACCTTCATCATCAAAGCTTAAAGTATTGAACTGTTTTGCAGGAAGAGGTGGATTCTGTGGTGTCAGACCTCATGTGAGTAcagtatatcatatacatgcaATTGCAGTCCCTCCAACGTAACAACTTCCAACCCCCCCGGACCTGTTGCTCACATAACACTTCCAGATGTTCACTTGTCGTTGAGTCATGGACTcttaaaaaaaatgtgttggGACAAATTTAAATCCTTCTCCATGAAGACATATGTATTATATTTCTGACATTTATTGCTCCTTCCTTACTTTTCATTGTTAGTGAGTACAACCGGTCCAGCAGGAGACAGGGAGACAAGAGGATGAAGATGAGGGTTCTCCCCATGTACGCCGCCCTTCCTCCTGGAGAACAGGTTAGCCTGGTTATCATGCTTCAAGTGCTCCTAAAACTGATTGGCCGTCTTGGCACTTCATGATGAATACCTGTAAGCTGGGAGTAAGACCTTCcttgttcagttcagttcatcctcagtgatgctagggtcacatttcctaaccggggccctgccgggctgtttgcggaaatgaaaaatgaaagtgtatgtcaataaatttgcacaagctatgctcttagataattttgcgtacgttttgtggttttgttgtcttttatatcataattttcgttcACAAAGaatgcccggccgggccccggattggaaatgtgaccctagcatgagGGGACACTAGTGTCTCCACAAGACCCTGTCGAGCAAAGATCATCATCCTGAAGTCCTACTTCCACCTTTAATTACCTTCTTAAGTGATTTATAGAAACGTATTAATTTTATGAGTTTCACTTAATGAGCTCTTTTctataactttttttcttcagctGAAAGTCTTTGAAAGAGTGTCACAAACTACCAGGAAGGTGAGTGGCGAGAATTTCATGTTTTACTTTGGGGAATTCATGGTGTACTTAACtttcttttttatgtttctTTTAAAGTGATGTGTCTTCTTTCTGCATGTGGTTTgtctgaaagaaaaataaagatagcAATTGTGTTAAATCTGTTGTTACAGGTTGTTGTTGCCACAAACATTGCTGAAGCTTCCATCACTATCAATGGCATTGTGTATGGTTAGTAGCAAAACCTTGAAATACCAGGAACAATTCACTCTCATTTTTACATTCCTTCATTAAATACATTCTAGTATGTAatttcatccattcatttgtTGATGGAGAAATCCATGAACAGGATAATAGCCTTATAATATGTTTTAAAAACTGCTTCCTTCCAGTTGTTGACAGCGGGTTTGTGAAGCTAAGGGCCTACAACCCCCAGTCTGGAGTAGGTAAgacaataatgattttgtcataTTTCTACCTTTGCAATCATTGCTTCAGATATTGTTCCAGGCAGCTACTAGTATGTGTTACAGCATGCCCCACATGGCCACAGACAGACAATTGTACACCAATGGCCCTTGCTCCCCAATCTTGGGAAATTATTGTTTTCTGGCTGCCCTGTTTTCTTACACACTGCCCTCTGAATATACCTCCTCCATACATGTCTATATTTAATTTCCTACGTTTGCTTTGAAATTAGTGGTCTACTCTTTACTTGACCTTAGTAACGACGGGATGTTGTAACTGTTGCCTATTTTTTGTTCCCAGAATCCCTTGTCATCACGCCCGTCTCCCAGGCGTCAGCAGACCAGCGTGCGGGGCGTGCGGGGAGAGTTCGCTCAGGCAAGGTCTTCAGACTGTACACAGGTATTTGTTGACTGTGTTTCTTTTTGTGGTATTACTAAGATATTAAATTATAACTTGAAAGCATCCAAGTTGATTTGTTGGATCTCAGAGTAGACAAATTGTTGCCAAAACAGCCTGAGGGAAAATTTTGTACTTTACACACAATTTCAAGTGAATATTATACATTAATATTACGTtaattcaagttttccttccttccattCATTTTCATGTTGCCCTCTTTCACTTTGAGATGTTCAACAAACAAGGAAATAGATTGGAGTGACCTAAACTTCTTGTACTCTTTGTGAGCATGgctgatttatttattattgTAGCAATATCATAGGACCCTGTTTATGAGCAAACTAGAAAATTAATTTTTATTACATTACAGCTGGATAAGTCCATGGACGGTGTCTGTCATTTGATGGAATCTTTGTTTTATTCCTTAGAGGAAGATTTTCACAAACTTCAGACCAACACTGTCCCAGAAATGCAGAGGTGAGAACAATCATGTCTTGTCATGAACAGAAATCTGGATACATA carries:
- the LOC136439378 gene encoding uncharacterized protein codes for the protein MAEFPAELDDLRYENQLLIKKLRNRQAAVKESLKLVKASSVSQKRPRDTYKVPVDKTGDILDIKDVENLPKEARSPDHKKTRVVGDPSGVGRGAAVARQPARLRVRTPKKVTFVDEISRPEGELQDTVQGVERLPRFQSTPLRKESGKVSAAVTQEGDDDATFPTGESHRHLPAEHLADQQPHTPHLYDEGNDQRANVMVKEPPILRTPVKRRTMVGGGSNHSNQSAMTVGELQAKGREDDQPLLGYDWIAGLLDNDASSLDRSEGFFEELREFRRVNREECEHKAHLEVKTSQFSRHKSPLTPAGASDDTHNCVHSYRLNSRLFPTPMHSNFAGDSECAICKSTRSGEETSESPAYVRVSVPRSSLVNSLRVKPHRRRSFDPSDTVGLSGHTLAGWQNSCPSTIPAASNLDLKSSVRFQPGVSSTAPSVSVNTSMATRTGPAATASRTRELLNTSHAMRYSLQVLEQERTKHKPAHSTNYPAL
- the LOC136439376 gene encoding probable ATP-dependent RNA helicase DHX35, which translates into the protein MAKFVPKFWKPGTEAPGVHEEREEVSEGSGEAVVYNPNASLSIQQQRQRLPVFRYRNQILYLVERYQTVVIVGETGCGKSTQIPQFLLEAGWGVQGHVIGVTQPRRVACTTVANRVAEERGAVLGHEVGYSIRFDNRFDPETTKIKFMTDGMLVREMMADPLLRKYSILMLDEAHERTLHTDIIIGLLKKIQKKREDLRIIVSSATLDAEAFRDFFNKNVSDLESFDTAHILSIEGRAFPVSIYYRESPVPDYAKATVDTIVKIHEGEKAGDILAFLTGQEEVDSVVSDLIEYNRSSRRQGDKRMKMRVLPMYAALPPGEQLKVFERVSQTTRKVVVATNIAEASITINGIVYVVDSGFVKLRAYNPQSGVESLVITPVSQASADQRAGRAGRVRSGKVFRLYTEEDFHKLQTNTVPEMQRSNFAFVILQLKALGISNILRFNFLSSPPAQIVIRGLEVLNALGALDKDGELTRPLGSNMAEFPLSPMFAKILLESGKFGCSEEILTIAAVLQVQNIFVHPSNRKMEALRAHHKFAVEEGDLVTMLNVYEAFIKNNKSSKWCQQHFLHYKGLVRATMIREQLRKLLLKFDVPMNSSEGDVDPICRCIVAGFFANAARFHPTGVYRTVRDDHELHIHPNSCLYREKPPGWVVFNEVLHTSKQFMRDVTVIDPSWLYELAPHYYEYGTERELAAKRARLE